A genomic window from Flavobacterium azooxidireducens includes:
- a CDS encoding proline dehydrogenase family protein codes for MDKIFDNTQVAFSLKSDTELDRAYFLFKMIDSEPLVRIGTAVTNFALKAHLPVEGLIRASVFDHFCGGISEEDCLPVMEKMFTKGVCSVLDYSVEGKEEEIEFDAAMKKTLKIIEFAKEKDAIPFAVFKPTGFGRFDLYTKVGEKQALNFEEHAEWDRVVARYEAVCKLAQERNVPLLIDAEESWMQDAADELVTQMMRKHNKEKAIVFNTLQMYRWDRLDYLKKLHEQAKSEGFYIGMKLVRGAYMEKENKRAEENGYKTPICATKAASDENYDAAVAYMVEHIDKMAIFAGTHNELSSYKLMELMKSKGLSSNDQRIWFGQLYGMSDNISYNLAANGYNVAKYLPFGPVRDVMPYLIRRAEENTSVAGQTSRELMLIKKERERRKV; via the coding sequence ATGGATAAAATCTTCGATAATACGCAAGTTGCTTTTTCTTTAAAAAGTGATACTGAATTAGATAGAGCTTATTTTTTATTTAAAATGATTGATAGCGAGCCACTTGTTCGCATCGGGACTGCCGTGACAAATTTTGCTCTCAAAGCACATTTGCCGGTGGAAGGATTAATCAGAGCTTCTGTTTTTGATCATTTTTGTGGCGGAATTAGTGAAGAAGACTGTTTGCCCGTGATGGAAAAAATGTTTACCAAAGGCGTTTGTTCTGTGTTGGATTATTCTGTGGAAGGTAAAGAAGAAGAAATTGAGTTTGATGCAGCGATGAAAAAAACGCTCAAAATCATTGAATTTGCTAAAGAGAAAGATGCCATTCCGTTTGCTGTTTTTAAGCCAACCGGTTTTGGACGTTTTGATTTATACACCAAAGTAGGCGAAAAACAAGCTCTTAATTTTGAAGAACATGCCGAATGGGATCGAGTAGTGGCTCGTTATGAAGCTGTTTGTAAGTTAGCTCAAGAACGAAATGTCCCGTTGCTTATTGATGCCGAAGAAAGTTGGATGCAAGATGCTGCCGATGAATTGGTCACGCAAATGATGCGGAAACATAACAAAGAAAAAGCCATTGTTTTTAATACATTGCAAATGTACCGTTGGGATCGTTTGGATTACCTGAAGAAATTGCACGAACAAGCCAAATCAGAAGGTTTTTATATTGGTATGAAACTCGTTCGCGGTGCCTACATGGAAAAAGAAAACAAACGAGCTGAAGAAAATGGATATAAAACACCTATTTGTGCCACCAAAGCCGCTTCCGATGAAAATTATGATGCTGCCGTAGCCTACATGGTTGAACACATTGACAAAATGGCCATTTTTGCAGGAACGCACAACGAATTGAGTTCGTATAAATTAATGGAGTTGATGAAATCGAAAGGATTGTCTTCCAATGATCAACGCATTTGGTTCGGACAATTGTATGGTATGAGCGACAACATCAGTTATAATTTAGCCGCCAATGGTTACAACGTTGCAAAATACTTGCCTTTTGGACCGGTTCGTGATGTGATGCCATACTTAATTCGCAGAGCAGAAGAAAATACTTCCGTGGCCGGACAAACGAGTCGGGAATTGATGTTGATTAAGAAGGAGAGGGAGAGGAGGAAGGTTTAG
- the aroB gene encoding 3-dehydroquinate synthase → MQPIQATNYSVYFNQDCYTFLDSFLEENNYSKLFILVDSNTNENCLPHFLSLVATEIVIEIIEIESGEAHKNIESCIQLWESLTELGGDRKSLIINVGGGVITDIGGFVASTFKRGIDFINVPTTLLGMVDASIGGKNGVDLGNLKNQIGVINSPKAVLIDTIYLETLPQNEMRSGLAEMLKHGLIFDKEYWTKFNDLGNLSSDDLDDLIYQSVEIKNAIVMQDPTENGIRKALNFGHTLGHAIESYFLENPLKTTLLHGEAIAVGMILESFISMKKELITLDEYLEIKTTINSIFERVVFDENDLDPIIDLLIHDKKNEYGTIQFALLDGIGKIKLNQQADNKLITAAFDDYKT, encoded by the coding sequence ATGCAACCCATTCAAGCAACTAATTATTCTGTTTATTTCAATCAAGATTGTTATACTTTTTTGGATTCTTTTTTAGAAGAAAATAATTATTCCAAACTTTTTATTTTGGTTGATTCGAATACAAACGAAAATTGTCTGCCTCATTTTCTTTCTTTAGTTGCCACCGAAATCGTCATTGAAATCATCGAAATTGAATCGGGCGAAGCACACAAAAACATCGAAAGTTGCATTCAATTATGGGAATCACTTACCGAATTAGGTGGCGACCGAAAAAGTTTGATTATCAATGTTGGCGGTGGAGTTATCACTGATATTGGGGGTTTTGTTGCTTCCACTTTCAAAAGAGGAATCGATTTTATTAATGTCCCAACCACATTATTAGGAATGGTTGATGCGTCAATTGGCGGAAAAAACGGCGTTGATTTAGGAAATTTGAAAAATCAAATTGGTGTGATTAATTCACCAAAAGCGGTTTTAATTGATACCATTTATTTAGAAACTTTACCACAAAACGAAATGCGTTCCGGTTTAGCCGAAATGTTGAAACACGGACTCATTTTTGACAAAGAATATTGGACTAAATTCAACGATTTGGGCAATTTATCTTCGGATGATTTGGATGATTTGATTTATCAATCCGTTGAAATAAAAAATGCTATTGTGATGCAAGATCCAACAGAAAACGGCATTCGAAAAGCATTGAATTTCGGACATACATTAGGCCACGCAATTGAAAGTTATTTTCTTGAAAACCCTTTAAAAACAACTCTTTTGCATGGAGAAGCCATTGCAGTTGGAATGATTTTGGAAAGTTTTATTTCGATGAAAAAAGAGTTAATTACTTTGGATGAATATCTGGAAATCAAAACCACGATTAATTCCATTTTTGAAAGGGTTGTTTTTGATGAAAATGACCTTGATCCCATCATCGATTTATTGATTCACGACAAAAAAAATGAATACGGAACCATTCAATTTGCTCTTTTAGACGGAATTGGCAAAATTAAATTAAATCAACAAGCTGATAACAAACTAATTACTGCGGCTTTTGATGATTATAAAACATAA
- a CDS encoding arginine decarboxylase, with amino-acid sequence MNTKYFDLINQTFYFPQEEFTLNKDNLQFHQIDLMKIVEQYGTPLKFTYLPQISNNINRAKGWFRKAMEKNKYDAKYYYCYCTKSSHFSFIMNEAFKNNIHIETSSAFDIDIVENLMAEGKINKNTYVVCNGFKREQYIENIARLINNGHNKTIPVIDNYEELDLLQEKIDGKFKIGIRIAAEEEPKFEFYTSRLGIGYKNIVPFYRKQIEENKNVELKMLHFFINTGIRDTAYYWNELLKCMKVYVALKKECPTLDSLNIGGGFPIKNSLAFEYDYQYMIDEIINQIKISCEEAEVDVPNIFTEFGSFTVGESGGAIYQVLYQKQQNDREKWNMIDSSFITTLPDTWAINKRFVMLAINRWNDTYERVLLGGLTCDSDDYYNSEQNMNAVYLPKYNKEKPLYIGFFNTGAYQETIGGFGGLHHCLIPQPKHILIDRDENGILATEVFSEQQSAEQVLSILGYEKK; translated from the coding sequence ATGAATACTAAATATTTCGACTTAATCAATCAAACGTTTTACTTTCCACAAGAAGAGTTTACACTTAATAAAGATAATCTTCAATTTCACCAAATCGATTTGATGAAAATTGTGGAACAATACGGAACACCATTAAAGTTTACGTATTTGCCGCAAATTTCTAACAACATCAACCGTGCAAAAGGTTGGTTTAGAAAAGCGATGGAGAAAAATAAGTACGATGCAAAATACTATTATTGTTATTGTACAAAAAGTTCGCACTTTAGTTTTATTATGAATGAAGCGTTTAAAAACAACATTCACATTGAAACGTCTTCGGCTTTTGATATTGATATTGTAGAAAATTTGATGGCGGAAGGAAAAATCAACAAAAATACCTACGTAGTTTGCAACGGTTTTAAACGCGAACAATACATTGAAAACATTGCCCGCCTAATCAACAACGGCCACAACAAAACAATTCCTGTTATTGATAATTATGAAGAGTTGGATTTACTTCAGGAAAAAATTGATGGTAAATTCAAAATCGGAATCAGAATTGCAGCCGAAGAAGAACCAAAATTTGAGTTTTATACCTCTCGTTTGGGAATTGGTTACAAAAACATCGTTCCTTTTTACAGAAAACAGATTGAGGAAAATAAAAATGTGGAATTAAAAATGCTTCACTTTTTTATTAATACCGGTATTCGCGACACAGCCTATTATTGGAATGAGTTATTAAAGTGTATGAAAGTGTATGTGGCATTAAAAAAAGAATGTCCAACATTAGATAGTTTGAATATTGGTGGTGGTTTTCCTATCAAAAATTCATTAGCATTTGAATACGATTACCAATATATGATTGACGAAATTATCAATCAAATTAAAATTTCGTGTGAAGAAGCGGAAGTGGATGTTCCTAACATTTTTACTGAATTTGGTTCGTTTACTGTTGGTGAAAGCGGAGGAGCGATTTACCAAGTTTTATACCAAAAACAACAAAATGATCGTGAAAAATGGAATATGATTGATTCGTCTTTCATCACCACTTTACCGGATACGTGGGCCATCAACAAACGTTTTGTGATGTTGGCTATCAACCGTTGGAATGACACTTACGAACGGGTTTTATTAGGTGGATTAACTTGTGATAGCGACGATTATTACAACTCCGAACAAAATATGAACGCCGTTTATTTACCTAAATACAACAAAGAAAAACCATTGTACATTGGATTTTTCAATACCGGAGCTTATCAAGAAACCATTGGAGGTTTTGGCGGTTTACACCACTGTTTGATTCCGCAGCCAAAGCACATTTTGATTGACCGTGATGAAAACGGAATTCTGGCAACCGAAGTATTTTCTGAACAACAAAGTGCAGAGCAAGTACTATCAATTTTGGGCTACGAGAAAAAATAA
- a CDS encoding deoxyhypusine synthase family protein codes for MSKGPISQFIEKNYLHFNAAALVDAAKGYEQHLLENGKMMITLAGAMSTAELGKSLAEMIRQDKVHIISCTGANLEEDIMNLVAHNSYKRVPNYRDLSPEDEWDLLENHYNRVTDTCIPEEEAFRRLQSHLFDIWNNADSKGERYFPHEFMYQMINSGVLKQYYEIDPKDSWMVAAAEKNLPIVVPGWEDSTMGNIFASYCIKGTFKPTTMKSGIEYMMWLADWYPKNSTGKGVGFFQIGGGIAGDFPICVVPMLYQDMEMHDVPFWSYFCQISDSTTSYGSYSGAVPNEKITWGKLDIATPKFIIESDATIVAPLIFAYLLDL; via the coding sequence ATGAGTAAAGGACCTATCAGTCAATTTATTGAAAAAAATTACCTTCATTTCAATGCTGCTGCTCTTGTTGATGCTGCCAAAGGATATGAACAACATTTGCTAGAAAACGGAAAAATGATGATTACACTTGCCGGAGCAATGAGTACGGCTGAGTTGGGAAAATCATTAGCTGAAATGATCCGTCAAGACAAAGTGCATATCATTTCGTGTACGGGTGCAAATTTGGAAGAAGATATCATGAATTTGGTCGCTCATAATTCATACAAAAGAGTTCCGAATTACCGTGATTTGAGTCCTGAAGATGAATGGGATTTACTTGAAAATCACTACAATAGAGTTACCGATACGTGTATTCCTGAAGAAGAAGCGTTCCGTAGATTACAATCGCATTTATTTGACATTTGGAACAATGCTGATTCAAAAGGAGAACGTTATTTTCCACATGAATTTATGTATCAAATGATTAATTCTGGTGTTTTAAAACAATATTACGAAATTGATCCAAAAGATTCTTGGATGGTTGCTGCGGCGGAGAAAAATTTACCAATTGTCGTTCCAGGATGGGAAGACAGCACGATGGGAAATATTTTCGCTTCCTATTGCATCAAAGGAACTTTTAAACCGACCACGATGAAAAGTGGAATTGAATATATGATGTGGTTGGCCGATTGGTATCCAAAAAATTCAACCGGAAAAGGAGTTGGTTTCTTCCAAATTGGTGGAGGAATTGCAGGTGATTTCCCGATTTGTGTGGTTCCAATGTTATACCAAGATATGGAAATGCATGATGTTCCGTTTTGGAGTTATTTTTGCCAAATTTCTGATTCAACCACCAGTTACGGATCGTATTCAGGAGCAGTTCCGAATGAAAAAATTACGTGGGGAAAATTAGATATTGCCACACCCAAATTTATTATAGAATCCGATGCAACCATTGTTGCCCCATTAATATTTGCTTACTTACTTGATTTATAA
- a CDS encoding DNA primase produces MRRIIVDYAKLTNDILSMLVEKFPDGYEDNDIIRFRNAQNELIEAVEVRTEDTIYLVKVSKKLATRIENFEEDEDLDVEVETIAPVKGLDLDDDIDEVDVDEEDDDAPSDDDVEIDPLKDSGGSDDDDDDDDFEDEPSDEDDEEEEY; encoded by the coding sequence ATGAGAAGAATTATTGTTGACTATGCTAAACTAACGAATGATATTCTTTCGATGCTTGTGGAAAAATTTCCTGATGGCTACGAGGATAACGACATTATTCGCTTTAGAAATGCCCAAAACGAACTAATTGAAGCGGTTGAAGTTCGTACAGAAGACACCATCTATTTGGTGAAAGTCAGTAAAAAACTTGCCACCCGTATTGAGAATTTTGAAGAAGATGAAGATTTGGATGTAGAAGTTGAAACTATCGCACCGGTTAAAGGTCTTGATTTAGATGATGACATTGATGAAGTAGATGTGGACGAAGAAGATGACGACGCCCCTTCTGATGATGATGTAGAAATTGATCCTTTAAAAGATTCCGGTGGTTCTGACGACGACGATGACGACGATGATTTTGAAGACGAACCTTCTGATGAAGACGACGAAGAAGAAGAATACTAA
- a CDS encoding biotin--[acetyl-CoA-carboxylase] ligase, which translates to MDIIKLSAINSTNDYLKELIAKQVVTNFTVVMSKSQTNGKGQMGSVWVSESGKNLTFSVLIRDLIVDVKQLYTLNIVVSLAIISVLEKYKIPSVTIKWPNDIMSGNHKIGGILIENSFKSDGEVFSIVGIGLNINQMMFENVPNASSLKLKTGFDYDLDELLQELCQSIKQFVLKITTQTDFIWNLYHQKLFKIGVPIAFENTKEEKFMGIIQNVSHEGLLNVLLEDDSIVSFGIKEIKMLY; encoded by the coding sequence ATGGATATCATCAAACTGAGTGCCATTAATTCTACAAACGACTATTTAAAGGAGTTGATAGCCAAACAAGTGGTGACAAATTTTACGGTTGTGATGTCAAAAAGTCAAACCAACGGAAAAGGTCAAATGGGTTCGGTTTGGGTTTCGGAATCGGGTAAGAACTTGACATTTAGTGTTTTAATACGTGATTTAATTGTAGATGTTAAACAACTTTATACGTTAAATATTGTTGTTTCTTTGGCAATTATTTCTGTTTTGGAAAAATATAAAATTCCTTCAGTCACAATCAAATGGCCAAACGACATTATGTCAGGTAATCACAAAATTGGAGGTATTTTGATTGAAAACAGTTTTAAATCAGACGGAGAAGTTTTTTCTATTGTTGGAATTGGGTTAAATATAAATCAAATGATGTTTGAAAATGTTCCAAATGCTTCCTCTTTAAAACTGAAAACAGGATTTGATTATGATTTAGATGAATTATTGCAAGAACTTTGTCAATCCATCAAACAATTTGTTTTAAAAATTACGACGCAGACCGATTTTATTTGGAATTTATATCATCAAAAATTATTCAAAATTGGAGTTCCAATAGCTTTTGAAAATACAAAAGAGGAGAAGTTTATGGGTATTATTCAAAATGTTTCCCATGAAGGTTTATTGAATGTTTTGTTGGAAGATGATTCAATCGTTTCCTTTGGAATTAAAGAAATTAAGATGTTGTATTAA
- the rsfS gene encoding ribosome silencing factor, which translates to MANKKVSKDELLINIIKGIEEVKGNDIDILDLREIENTVCDYFIICNGNSNTQVNAIVNSVQKTVSKELKDKPWHVEGSDNAEWVLMDYVDIVVHVFQKHVREFYNIEGLWGDAKITTIPNKV; encoded by the coding sequence ATGGCGAACAAGAAAGTTAGTAAAGATGAATTGTTAATAAACATCATCAAAGGAATAGAAGAAGTTAAGGGAAATGACATCGACATTTTAGATTTACGAGAAATCGAAAATACTGTTTGCGATTACTTTATCATTTGCAACGGTAACTCCAATACACAAGTTAATGCTATCGTTAACTCAGTTCAAAAAACAGTTTCTAAGGAATTAAAAGATAAACCTTGGCATGTGGAAGGTTCAGACAATGCCGAATGGGTTTTGATGGATTATGTGGACATAGTTGTTCATGTTTTTCAAAAGCACGTGCGTGAATTTTATAATATCGAAGGATTGTGGGGCGATGCTAAAATCACCACGATTCCAAACAAAGTTTAA
- the ftsH gene encoding ATP-dependent zinc metalloprotease FtsH translates to MSKENNSTPNPNKFKFNPWLVYFIVAGIFIFISIISGGSSFQEPGKLTISKFNEYLEKGEIEKVLVYSKGENLSEAEIYITKEALKDKKHKDIVNDVLGRENKGAHYLLPNIGDVKLFQDKLELAKKENKLADYNYLVKSNWSGILINFLPIILIIVIWIIIMRRMSGGGAGGGGGQIFNIGKSRAKLFDEKTDVKVTFKDVAGLEGAKEEVQEIVEFLKNPEKYTNLGGKIPKGALLVGPPGTGKTLLAKAVAGEAKVPFFSLSGSDFVEMFVGVGASRVRDLFKQAKDKSPAIIFIDEIDAVGRARGKNNMSGSNDERENTLNQLLTEMDGFGTNTNVIVLAATNRADVLDKALMRAGRFDRQIYVDLPDIRERKEIFEVHLAPLKKVEGLDTEFLAKQTPGFSGADIANVCNEAALIAARNNKTAVDKQDFLDAVDRIVGGLEKKNKIVTPAEKRAIATHEAGHATVSWMLEHAAPLVKVTIVPRGQSLGAAWYLPEERLIVRPDQMLDEMCATMGGRAAEKVIFDTISTGALSDLEKVTKQARAMVTIYGLNDKLGNITYYDSSGQSEYNFSKPYSEETAVTIDKEISGLIESQYQRAIKLLEENKDKLIQLADILIEKEVIFKDDLEAIFGKRPYGDDSHVSVGVE, encoded by the coding sequence ATGTCAAAAGAAAATAATTCTACACCAAACCCGAATAAATTTAAATTTAATCCTTGGCTGGTTTATTTTATCGTTGCCGGTATTTTTATTTTTATCAGTATTATTTCCGGTGGAAGTTCATTTCAAGAACCAGGAAAATTAACCATTTCTAAATTCAATGAATACCTTGAAAAAGGTGAAATTGAAAAAGTTTTGGTTTACAGCAAAGGTGAAAATCTGAGCGAAGCCGAAATTTATATTACCAAAGAAGCTCTTAAAGACAAAAAACACAAAGACATTGTAAATGACGTTTTAGGTCGCGAAAACAAAGGAGCACACTATCTTTTACCAAATATTGGTGATGTAAAATTGTTTCAAGACAAACTTGAATTAGCTAAAAAAGAAAACAAATTAGCCGATTATAATTATTTGGTAAAAAGCAATTGGTCTGGAATATTAATTAATTTCTTACCAATCATTTTAATCATTGTCATTTGGATTATCATCATGCGAAGAATGTCTGGTGGTGGTGCCGGAGGAGGTGGTGGACAAATCTTCAACATTGGAAAATCGAGAGCAAAATTGTTTGACGAAAAAACCGATGTAAAGGTTACTTTCAAAGACGTTGCCGGATTAGAAGGAGCGAAAGAAGAAGTGCAAGAAATTGTAGAGTTCCTTAAAAACCCAGAAAAATATACCAATTTAGGAGGAAAAATACCAAAAGGAGCTTTACTTGTTGGACCTCCAGGAACAGGAAAAACCTTGTTAGCCAAGGCGGTTGCCGGTGAAGCAAAAGTGCCATTTTTCTCGTTATCCGGTTCAGATTTCGTAGAAATGTTTGTGGGTGTTGGTGCTTCCAGAGTAAGAGATTTATTCAAACAAGCAAAAGACAAGTCGCCAGCAATCATTTTTATTGATGAAATTGATGCCGTGGGTCGTGCTCGTGGAAAAAACAACATGTCTGGTTCTAATGATGAAAGAGAAAACACATTAAATCAATTACTTACCGAAATGGATGGTTTTGGAACCAACACAAATGTGATTGTGTTAGCAGCAACCAACCGTGCCGATGTATTAGATAAAGCATTAATGAGAGCAGGTCGTTTTGACCGTCAGATCTATGTTGATTTACCGGATATTCGTGAGCGTAAAGAAATTTTTGAAGTTCACTTAGCTCCGTTGAAAAAAGTTGAAGGTTTAGATACCGAATTTTTAGCGAAACAAACACCTGGTTTTTCCGGTGCTGATATTGCGAATGTTTGTAATGAAGCCGCTTTGATTGCTGCCAGAAACAACAAAACTGCAGTGGACAAACAAGACTTCTTGGATGCTGTTGACAGAATTGTTGGCGGATTAGAAAAGAAAAATAAAATTGTTACACCGGCAGAAAAGAGAGCTATTGCAACCCACGAAGCAGGTCATGCAACCGTGAGTTGGATGCTGGAACATGCTGCTCCTTTAGTAAAAGTAACCATTGTTCCTAGAGGGCAAAGTTTAGGTGCGGCTTGGTATTTACCGGAAGAACGACTAATCGTTCGCCCGGATCAAATGCTGGACGAAATGTGTGCAACCATGGGCGGAAGAGCCGCAGAAAAAGTAATTTTTGATACTATTTCTACCGGAGCATTAAGCGATTTGGAAAAAGTAACTAAACAAGCTCGTGCGATGGTTACAATTTATGGTTTGAATGATAAATTAGGAAATATTACGTACTATGATTCATCAGGTCAAAGTGAATATAATTTCTCAAAACCTTATTCTGAAGAAACTGCAGTTACGATAGACAAAGAAATTTCAGGATTAATTGAAAGCCAATACCAAAGAGCAATCAAATTATTAGAGGAAAACAAAGATAAATTAATTCAATTAGCCGACATTTTAATTGAAAAAGAAGTGATTTTTAAAGACGATTTAGAAGCAATTTTCGGCAAAAGACCTTATGGTGATGATAGCCACGTTTCTGTTGGAGTGGAATAA
- a CDS encoding LUD domain-containing protein, whose translation MSLFKKLFGAGNDSSDENKEKDASPFNPESKIPVDEMFTFNFKKNGGKFLYCENLEEVNEQFLNILEENDWFECEAVCYEPKLYHFLDDNRLTYKNTASPKFLLASCENLIADEGSVLLTSNQIKQNKPHELPANIVVFATTSQILESKSDGLREIKKRYDKDYPTNITTIKYFEKAKEEDFLHYGSAAKNLYLLLLEDL comes from the coding sequence ATGAGTCTTTTTAAAAAATTATTTGGTGCCGGAAACGATTCTTCTGATGAAAATAAGGAGAAAGATGCGAGTCCGTTTAATCCCGAATCCAAAATTCCTGTGGACGAGATGTTTACTTTCAATTTTAAAAAAAATGGAGGTAAATTTTTGTATTGTGAAAATTTAGAAGAAGTAAACGAACAGTTTCTTAACATCCTTGAAGAAAATGATTGGTTTGAATGCGAAGCAGTTTGCTATGAGCCAAAACTGTATCACTTTTTAGATGATAATAGATTGACTTACAAAAACACAGCCAGTCCAAAATTCCTTTTAGCCAGTTGCGAAAATTTAATTGCAGATGAAGGCTCGGTTTTATTAACATCCAACCAGATTAAACAAAATAAACCCCACGAATTACCGGCAAACATTGTTGTTTTTGCAACGACAAGTCAGATTTTAGAAAGCAAAAGCGACGGTTTAAGAGAAATTAAAAAACGCTACGACAAAGATTATCCAACTAATATCACCACTATAAAATATTTTGAAAAAGCAAAAGAAGAAGATTTTCTTCATTATGGAAGTGCAGCCAAAAACCTGTACCTCTTGCTTTTAGAAGATCTATAA
- a CDS encoding phosphatidate cytidylyltransferase: MNETLIRALSGAVYILLLLSCILYSNITFYILFGLFLALAVLEFCKLVRLNYVVPLIIAIFSYVIFYNTPFNQVYDGTITIISILVSIQLAFFLFSKKEKAFKKHEKWLYLIGYIILPFIILTKIPIGVNGYNPRILIGIFILIWTNDTFAYVVGKSIGKHKLFERISPKKTIEGFFGGLTFSVLGSIVIAKFFIGTSNIWIWIGIAILVSIFATLGDLIQSKFKRLAGVKDSGKIMPGHGGILDRLDSIIYVAPFIFLFYQILNYVS; encoded by the coding sequence ATGAATGAAACGCTTATAAGAGCTTTATCGGGTGCAGTTTATATTCTTTTACTTTTAAGCTGCATACTTTATTCAAACATTACTTTCTACATTTTGTTTGGTCTCTTTTTGGCTCTAGCTGTACTTGAATTTTGTAAATTAGTCAGACTAAATTATGTTGTTCCGCTAATTATAGCAATATTTAGTTATGTTATTTTTTATAATACTCCTTTTAATCAAGTATATGATGGAACTATAACTATTATTAGTATACTAGTTTCAATACAATTGGCATTTTTTCTTTTTTCCAAAAAAGAAAAAGCATTCAAAAAGCATGAAAAGTGGTTATATCTAATTGGCTATATCATACTACCTTTTATTATTTTAACAAAAATTCCAATTGGTGTTAATGGATATAATCCCAGAATATTAATTGGAATTTTTATTTTGATTTGGACAAATGACACGTTTGCTTATGTGGTAGGAAAGTCAATTGGCAAACACAAACTTTTTGAACGCATTTCTCCCAAAAAAACAATTGAGGGATTTTTTGGAGGATTAACCTTCAGTGTTTTAGGCAGTATTGTGATAGCAAAATTCTTTATCGGAACGTCCAATATCTGGATTTGGATTGGAATAGCGATTTTAGTTAGTATATTTGCAACACTGGGTGATTTAATTCAGTCTAAGTTCAAAAGGTTAGCCGGAGTGAAAGACAGTGGAAAAATCATGCCCGGTCACGGAGGAATATTAGATCGATTAGACAGTATTATTTACGTGGCACCATTCATTTTTTTGTTTTACCAAATTTTAAATTATGTTTCATAA
- a CDS encoding phosphatidylserine decarboxylase family protein: protein MFHKEGAKIILIATIFVAALILVADHFIALTWLRMTIQIIGLIFLILILQFFRNPKRVTPNDDNHVIAPVDGKVVVIEEVFEPEYFNDKRLQVSIFMSPINVHVTRYAVNGKINFSKYHPGKYLVAWHPKASTENERTTVVIENQNFGEILYRQIAGALARRIVNYAKEGTMVKQGTDAGFIKFGSRVDLFLPLGTKINVSLNQTVKGGETVVAEK, encoded by the coding sequence ATGTTTCATAAAGAAGGAGCAAAAATCATTTTAATAGCAACCATTTTTGTGGCGGCTTTGATTTTAGTAGCAGATCATTTCATAGCATTAACTTGGTTACGAATGACAATTCAGATTATTGGTTTGATTTTTTTAATTCTAATCTTGCAATTTTTCAGAAATCCAAAAAGAGTTACACCGAATGATGACAATCACGTAATTGCTCCGGTTGATGGAAAAGTAGTTGTGATTGAAGAAGTTTTTGAACCGGAGTATTTTAATGATAAACGACTTCAAGTTTCAATTTTCATGTCGCCCATCAACGTTCACGTAACGCGTTATGCAGTGAATGGAAAAATAAATTTCAGCAAATATCATCCTGGAAAATACCTCGTTGCTTGGCATCCAAAAGCAAGCACAGAAAACGAACGAACTACAGTTGTGATTGAAAACCAAAATTTTGGTGAAATACTTTACCGTCAAATTGCAGGTGCTTTGGCTCGAAGAATCGTAAACTATGCCAAAGAAGGAACGATGGTAAAACAAGGAACTGATGCCGGTTTTATAAAATTTGGTTCAAGAGTAGATTTATTCTTACCTTTAGGTACTAAAATAAACGTTAGTTTAAACCAAACCGTAAAAGGCGGAGAAACCGTTGTAGCCGAAAAATAA
- a CDS encoding acyl-CoA-binding protein, whose protein sequence is MAEKDLDTRFQEAFEKASNMTEQLPQDVMLRIYAYYKQATHDTVGYKQLSNNDLRNAFKTNAWMQISHITPDEAKELYIETINSLLNKKK, encoded by the coding sequence ATGGCTGAGAAAGATTTAGATACACGCTTTCAGGAAGCTTTTGAAAAAGCATCAAACATGACTGAGCAATTACCTCAGGATGTAATGTTGCGTATTTATGCTTATTACAAACAGGCAACTCATGACACAGTTGGCTATAAACAATTGAGCAATAACGATCTGAGAAATGCTTTTAAAACGAATGCTTGGATGCAAATCAGTCATATAACACCCGATGAAGCCAAAGAACTGTACATCGAAACAATAAATTCATTACTAAATAAAAAAAAATAA